The following are from one region of the Cytobacillus firmus genome:
- a CDS encoding DMT family transporter yields the protein MIQIMNVDFLERRIDVKNIKIYILLTSIMAVWGLNVSIIKILVSYFPPVSITSLRILTAGITVFLILGIMGKVRKPSVREILYIVFGGLLSVVSHHLFLAIGLTGTSAVNGGLILGAGPLLTAILSSILLRHKPTGIQVLGFLLGGAGMTFIVLSGNKGVSSLTPGDFFVFLSILSQALSFIVISKASKTLDPRLLTGYMLVFGGVILFGLAGVMEPGGLKGLAEAPAHVWAAFAASAVLATAVGHMVYNTAIRNIGPAEASIFLNLNTFFSLAGSALILGEVITINHLLGLVLIVGGVLSGSGALEDLVFRKRRKESSRYM from the coding sequence ATGATACAAATTATGAATGTGGATTTTTTGGAAAGAAGGATCGATGTGAAGAACATAAAAATATACATTCTGCTCACTTCCATCATGGCTGTGTGGGGATTGAATGTAAGCATAATTAAGATTCTTGTCAGTTATTTTCCTCCGGTTTCGATTACATCTCTGCGAATATTAACTGCAGGCATAACGGTGTTTTTAATATTAGGCATAATGGGAAAAGTGAGGAAGCCGAGCGTGAGGGAGATCTTGTACATTGTTTTTGGCGGCCTTCTGAGTGTTGTCAGCCACCATCTTTTTCTGGCAATAGGCCTGACGGGGACAAGTGCGGTGAATGGAGGGCTTATATTAGGTGCGGGTCCTCTTTTGACAGCGATACTGTCTTCCATTCTGCTGCGACACAAGCCTACAGGCATCCAGGTGCTTGGTTTTCTGCTTGGCGGTGCAGGCATGACTTTTATTGTTCTTTCAGGAAATAAAGGGGTATCGAGCTTAACTCCGGGCGATTTCTTTGTGTTCCTGTCCATTCTATCACAGGCTCTTAGCTTCATTGTGATCAGCAAGGCCTCGAAAACGCTTGATCCGCGATTGCTGACAGGCTATATGCTGGTTTTTGGAGGAGTGATCCTGTTTGGACTGGCGGGCGTAATGGAACCTGGCGGGCTTAAGGGCCTAGCGGAAGCTCCTGCCCATGTTTGGGCTGCATTTGCCGCATCTGCCGTATTGGCAACAGCTGTCGGCCATATGGTATATAACACAGCCATCCGTAATATCGGGCCGGCAGAAGCCAGTATATTTTTAAACCTGAACACCTTCTTCTCACTGGCAGGATCGGCGCTGATCCTTGGTGAAGTTATCACCATCAACCACTTGCTTGGGCTGGTTCTCATTGTGGGAGGTGTCCTTTCAGGATCTGGAGCATTGGAGGATTTAGTATTCAGGAAGCGGAGAAAAGAAAGTAGCCGGTATATGTAA
- a CDS encoding M28 family peptidase: MRKPILKVALASTLVFGAVGAQAAFAQPAKQNQPVNVFDKKVVNKINAQNIYNNIDYLSQTPRVAGTESEYNAVQYIKSQFESYGYETEIQPFTFYGYTPPSSMEVTIDGYEGELQPRPFTYSVNGDVSGELTFAGLGTVEELEGADLTGKIALIQRGSISFAEKVLNAAEKGAAGVIVFNNSEGPLSGTLGEHNEEYVPALALSKAEGEAILALLESGETLTASLTIEGAEAGEKVSHNVIATKKPTNKKKANDDIIVVGSHHDSVAGAPGANDDASGTAMTIELARVFKDIPTDTEIRFVTFGAEELGLIGSYHYVDSLSDDEISRTIANFNLDMVGSKDAGDLVMMTLDGKENLVTELSQSSSERLNGEPTPVYQGGRSDHVPFAEAGIPAALFIHSPTEPWYHSPEDTIDKISKEKLQDVAEIVGAAIYDKARFDNMGPKPKKKHKMKAAPEMVHELDVK, encoded by the coding sequence ATGAGGAAACCAATTTTAAAAGTGGCATTAGCTTCAACTCTTGTTTTTGGGGCAGTGGGAGCACAAGCAGCTTTTGCACAGCCAGCAAAACAGAACCAGCCGGTAAATGTATTCGATAAGAAGGTAGTCAATAAAATTAATGCACAAAATATCTATAATAATATTGATTATCTTTCACAAACCCCGCGTGTAGCCGGTACGGAATCGGAGTATAACGCGGTTCAGTATATTAAAAGCCAGTTCGAGTCCTATGGCTATGAAACGGAGATTCAGCCATTCACGTTTTATGGATATACACCTCCAAGCAGTATGGAAGTGACCATTGACGGCTATGAAGGAGAACTTCAGCCAAGACCCTTTACCTATTCAGTCAATGGGGATGTGAGCGGGGAGCTGACATTTGCCGGTCTGGGCACAGTCGAAGAACTGGAAGGTGCTGATCTCACAGGCAAAATTGCCCTAATTCAGCGAGGTTCCATTTCTTTTGCTGAGAAAGTACTAAATGCAGCTGAAAAAGGAGCTGCAGGTGTAATTGTTTTTAATAACTCAGAGGGTCCGTTGAGCGGCACGCTTGGAGAGCATAATGAAGAGTATGTTCCGGCCTTAGCCCTGTCAAAAGCTGAAGGTGAGGCCATTCTTGCTTTGCTGGAGAGCGGTGAAACCTTAACAGCTTCCCTGACCATTGAAGGTGCGGAGGCAGGAGAAAAAGTTTCCCATAACGTGATTGCCACAAAGAAACCCACCAACAAAAAGAAAGCGAACGATGACATTATTGTAGTCGGTTCACACCATGATTCTGTAGCCGGTGCGCCTGGGGCGAATGACGATGCTTCCGGAACAGCGATGACTATAGAACTGGCACGGGTGTTTAAGGATATTCCGACTGATACAGAAATCCGCTTCGTTACATTCGGAGCAGAGGAGCTGGGATTGATTGGATCCTATCATTATGTTGACAGTCTTTCTGACGATGAGATCAGCAGGACGATTGCGAACTTTAATCTTGATATGGTTGGAAGCAAGGATGCAGGCGATTTAGTGATGATGACATTGGATGGAAAAGAAAATCTGGTAACAGAGCTATCACAATCATCAAGTGAAAGGCTGAACGGTGAGCCGACACCAGTATATCAGGGCGGCAGAAGTGATCATGTTCCATTCGCGGAAGCGGGCATCCCGGCCGCATTATTCATTCACAGCCCTACTGAGCCGTGGTACCATTCTCCAGAAGATACAATTGATAAAATCAGCAAGGAAAAGCTTCAGGATGTAGCAGAAATTGTGGGTGCCGCCATTTATGATAAGGCGCGTTTTGATAACATGGGCCCTAAGCCGAAAAAGAAGCATAAAATGAAAGCAGCACCTGAGATGGTTCACGAGTTAGATGTAAAATAA
- a CDS encoding FAD-dependent oxidoreductase, translating into MFDILIVGAGPAGASAALFAAKAGKKVVVVDNDKSITKRAWVENHYGVMEITGPELIETGKKQAVKFGAEITEGTVDNIEKAETGFTVTAGEKSYSAKHVIIAAGLSTDLAEKAGLKTKAGTEPRIKTVLDADADGKTNVDGIWAAGTIAGVSVHTIITAGDGAKVAINVISELNGERYVDHDLMK; encoded by the coding sequence ATGTTTGATATTTTAATTGTGGGTGCAGGTCCTGCCGGTGCAAGTGCTGCGCTATTTGCCGCCAAAGCGGGCAAGAAGGTAGTAGTTGTGGATAATGATAAAAGCATTACTAAACGGGCATGGGTTGAAAATCATTATGGTGTTATGGAAATCACTGGTCCGGAACTCATTGAAACAGGCAAAAAGCAAGCTGTTAAGTTTGGGGCAGAGATCACAGAAGGAACGGTTGATAACATTGAAAAAGCTGAAACTGGTTTTACTGTAACAGCAGGAGAAAAATCATACTCAGCGAAACATGTGATTATAGCAGCGGGTCTTTCAACTGATTTAGCTGAAAAAGCCGGATTGAAGACTAAAGCAGGGACTGAGCCTCGCATTAAAACGGTTCTGGATGCTGATGCTGACGGAAAGACGAATGTTGATGGCATTTGGGCAGCCGGAACTATTGCAGGAGTCAGCGTCCATACAATCATTACAGCTGGAGACGGTGCGAAAGTGGCGATTAACGTAATCAGTGAATTGAACGGCGAGCGTTATGTGGACCATGATTTAATGAAATAG
- a CDS encoding excisionase family DNA-binding protein, with protein MYLTIKETAEYLSYSEPYVESLIQQKKIRAIYDGEQYLVYKEQFNAHLKQVKKYREMVEEILNEPIPEDRDIKDED; from the coding sequence ATGTATCTGACCATTAAAGAAACCGCAGAGTATTTATCTTACTCTGAGCCATACGTAGAAAGCCTGATTCAGCAAAAGAAAATACGCGCCATTTATGATGGAGAACAGTATTTAGTATACAAGGAACAGTTTAATGCCCATCTTAAGCAGGTGAAAAAATACAGAGAAATGGTAGAGGAAATTTTAAATGAGCCGATACCGGAGGACCGGGATATCAAAGATGAAGACTAA
- a CDS encoding PAS domain-containing sensor histidine kinase — protein MIISLIWVFGTNYLLHMLEPSSLVSFLFRAKEFLYIIATGWLLYYFIGKRDELSASREDEKRLSTLINSMVDFVNFKDGQGRWIESNEFGLKLFNLENVDYKGKKDSELAEYTDFYADALRYCETSDEETWRNGKITRLEEVIPLPDGTEKTFDTIKVPLFHADGSRKGLVIIGRDITERKHVEKLLAESQQQYKSLFEYNTEIVFMTDLHGTLTKVNPQFKAVTGYSPDETLGKKINEIIPVPYKMKAIKDFTDILEDKQPKTCEFEFNHKDGSKLTIQCTALPLIVNGQIAGVIGYGKDVTKLRQAEERLRRTEKLSVVGELSASVAHEIRNPLTSLKGFVQLMQLEDEKHQFYYQIMQEELDRINHIVGELLLLAKPQDICFTKADVQKILFNVISLLKTEASMHNVQIEFLLKSDVFMIECEPNQLKQLFINIIKNAIEASKDGGKVTVTLLADDHQLTILVKDTGCGMSEDRLNKIGEPFYSSKEKGTGLGLTVSFKIVQSHNGSIHFNSEKEKGTEAVIKLPVRKQTPAPETELTV, from the coding sequence GTGATCATCAGCCTTATTTGGGTATTCGGAACGAATTATCTTTTGCATATGCTTGAGCCTTCTTCTCTTGTCAGTTTTCTATTCAGAGCAAAAGAATTTCTGTACATCATCGCTACAGGGTGGCTGCTCTATTATTTTATTGGCAAAAGAGATGAGCTCAGCGCCTCAAGAGAAGATGAAAAGCGCCTTTCCACTTTAATCAATTCAATGGTGGACTTTGTTAATTTCAAAGACGGTCAAGGCCGCTGGATTGAGTCTAATGAATTTGGACTTAAACTATTCAATCTCGAAAACGTCGATTATAAAGGCAAGAAGGACTCTGAGCTGGCCGAGTACACTGATTTTTATGCAGATGCACTTCGCTACTGCGAAACTTCAGATGAAGAAACCTGGAGAAACGGTAAAATTACCCGCCTTGAAGAGGTTATTCCTTTGCCTGATGGAACCGAAAAAACGTTCGATACAATTAAAGTACCGCTATTCCATGCAGACGGAAGCCGCAAAGGACTGGTTATTATCGGCCGGGACATTACAGAAAGAAAGCATGTGGAGAAGCTTCTTGCTGAAAGCCAGCAGCAATATAAATCACTGTTTGAATATAATACCGAGATTGTCTTTATGACAGACCTTCACGGCACACTTACGAAAGTTAATCCACAATTCAAAGCCGTGACAGGATACAGCCCTGATGAAACATTGGGCAAAAAAATCAATGAAATCATACCTGTCCCTTATAAAATGAAGGCCATAAAGGATTTTACAGACATCCTGGAGGATAAACAGCCAAAGACCTGTGAGTTTGAGTTCAATCATAAAGATGGAAGCAAACTCACTATTCAATGCACTGCCCTTCCGCTTATTGTGAACGGCCAAATTGCCGGAGTTATCGGATATGGAAAAGATGTGACAAAGCTCCGTCAGGCTGAAGAAAGACTCCGCCGCACCGAAAAGCTTTCTGTGGTTGGCGAGCTTTCTGCAAGTGTGGCACATGAAATCAGAAACCCTCTGACATCTTTAAAAGGCTTTGTGCAGCTGATGCAGCTGGAAGATGAAAAGCATCAGTTCTATTATCAGATCATGCAGGAAGAACTCGACCGGATCAACCATATTGTCGGCGAGCTTCTGCTCCTTGCCAAGCCTCAGGACATTTGTTTTACAAAGGCAGATGTTCAAAAAATCCTGTTTAATGTCATTTCGCTTTTAAAAACTGAAGCCAGCATGCACAATGTCCAGATTGAATTTCTGTTAAAATCGGATGTGTTTATGATTGAATGTGAACCCAATCAGCTAAAGCAGCTTTTTATTAATATCATAAAAAATGCCATCGAGGCATCTAAAGATGGCGGCAAAGTAACCGTTACACTTCTGGCGGATGACCACCAGCTGACTATCCTGGTTAAGGATACCGGCTGCGGCATGTCGGAAGATCGCCTGAATAAAATCGGTGAACCTTTTTATTCTTCCAAGGAGAAGGGAACAGGTCTCGGGCTCACAGTCAGCTTTAAGATTGTCCAATCCCATAATGGTTCCATTCATTTCAATAGTGAGAAAGAGAAAGGAACAGAAGCTGTCATCAAGCTTCCTGTAAGGAAACAAACACCTGCTCCTGAAACTGAATTAACCGTTTAA
- a CDS encoding toxic anion resistance protein, with translation MTEEKPSLLKNTDLMEDLLADPFGENQQPASSPLQSEKRTRLIDVIPEENREKAYQLAKQIDPANHQAMISYGTPAQSKLLSFSHTMLEHVQKKDVGEVGTIINDLMKKFSDVNPDELKPEKSSFFARMFGKISGSVQEVLSKYQKTGAQIDRISVKLERSKNALLSDIVMLDKLYDNNKEYFHALNVYIAAGELKLEELHEKTIPELKKKAEESNDQMKFQEVNDMIQFADRLDKRLYDLKLSREITIQSAPQIRLIQNTNQALVEKIQSSIMTAIPLWKNQVAIALTLLRQRHAVEAQKKVSKTTNDLLLKNAEMLKVNTIETARENERGLVDIETLKKTQENLISTLEETLRIQEEGRNKRRQAEHDLANMENNLRVKLLEIKGN, from the coding sequence ATGACTGAAGAAAAACCATCCCTGTTAAAAAACACTGATTTAATGGAGGATTTGCTGGCAGATCCTTTTGGGGAAAATCAGCAGCCTGCTTCCTCGCCGCTGCAATCGGAAAAGCGGACAAGGCTGATAGATGTAATTCCGGAAGAAAACCGCGAAAAGGCCTATCAGCTTGCAAAGCAAATCGATCCGGCCAATCATCAGGCAATGATCTCTTACGGAACACCAGCTCAATCAAAGCTGTTATCGTTCTCCCATACTATGCTTGAGCATGTTCAGAAAAAGGACGTTGGTGAAGTAGGGACGATTATTAATGATCTGATGAAAAAATTCAGCGATGTGAATCCGGATGAGCTGAAGCCGGAGAAATCATCCTTTTTTGCGCGTATGTTCGGAAAGATTTCGGGTTCTGTTCAGGAAGTCTTGTCCAAATATCAGAAAACAGGAGCTCAAATCGACCGCATCAGCGTCAAATTGGAGAGAAGCAAGAATGCGCTTCTTTCCGACATTGTCATGTTAGATAAGCTCTATGATAATAATAAAGAGTATTTTCATGCGTTAAATGTTTATATTGCAGCTGGAGAACTAAAGCTTGAGGAGCTTCATGAAAAGACGATTCCCGAGCTGAAAAAGAAGGCAGAAGAGTCAAATGATCAGATGAAATTCCAGGAAGTAAACGATATGATCCAGTTTGCCGATCGCCTGGATAAGCGCCTTTATGACTTGAAGCTGAGCCGTGAAATAACGATTCAAAGTGCGCCGCAGATCCGCCTGATACAGAATACCAATCAGGCATTGGTTGAAAAAATCCAGTCTTCCATCATGACTGCCATCCCGCTTTGGAAAAATCAGGTGGCCATTGCCTTGACACTGCTACGCCAGCGCCATGCAGTCGAAGCCCAGAAGAAGGTTTCAAAAACCACAAATGATCTTCTATTAAAAAATGCGGAGATGCTTAAAGTGAATACAATAGAAACGGCACGTGAAAATGAGCGGGGCCTTGTCGATATCGAAACGTTAAAGAAAACACAGGAGAATTTGATCTCTACTCTTGAAGAAACCTTAAGGATCCAGGAAGAAGGCAGGAATAAGCGCCGGCAGGCAGAACACGACCTGGCTAATATGGAAAATAACTTAAGAGTAAAGCTGCTGGAGATTAAGGGGAATTAA
- a CDS encoding 5-bromo-4-chloroindolyl phosphate hydrolysis family protein has translation MNSFLAFAFRLLTAVPLSVSVWLASYFAFGQTFFLSGVYGAGAGLLTYWAGGLIQRRRFLKKHGLTKREYQYIKRNLDEARRKITRLHKAMFSIRHFPTLKQRMEFMRVTRRIYRLTRNEPKRFYQAEQFYFSHLDSAVELAEKYVFLSSQPRKSRELDQSLQETRRTLDALTHHVEEDLHRVIAEDIDQLHLEIDVARNSIEKIKESRIHDESRRLK, from the coding sequence ATGAATTCCTTTTTAGCATTTGCTTTTCGCCTGCTGACGGCTGTTCCGTTGTCTGTCAGTGTCTGGCTGGCCAGTTACTTTGCTTTCGGGCAAACATTTTTTCTGTCAGGGGTTTATGGAGCTGGAGCCGGGCTGCTCACTTATTGGGCCGGGGGATTGATTCAGCGCCGCCGCTTTTTGAAAAAGCATGGATTGACGAAAAGGGAATACCAATATATAAAGCGAAATCTTGATGAGGCGCGCCGCAAAATAACCCGTCTGCATAAAGCGATGTTCTCGATTCGTCATTTCCCGACGCTGAAGCAGCGCATGGAGTTCATGAGGGTGACGAGGAGGATTTACAGACTGACCAGAAATGAGCCGAAACGGTTTTATCAGGCGGAGCAGTTTTATTTTTCCCATTTGGATTCTGCTGTGGAGCTGGCGGAAAAGTATGTCTTTCTATCTTCCCAGCCGAGAAAATCGCGTGAACTGGATCAGTCCCTCCAGGAAACGAGACGTACACTTGATGCACTTACCCATCATGTGGAGGAAGATCTTCACCGGGTTATCGCGGAAGATATTGATCAGCTTCATCTTGAAATTGATGTTGCCAGGAATTCGATTGAGAAGATAAAAGAATCAAGAATTCATGATGAAAGCAGGAGATTAAAATGA
- a CDS encoding SH3 domain-containing protein, with protein sequence MAILRGSYGNRAILKGTVAAAILAGGVLSPSIPSFSNEAVAEAASATYTVDATSLNVRSGPGTNYSRIGSLAQGSSIQAIERLANGWYKINYNGKTGYVSGQYVKTSEKLYRVDATSLNVRKGPGTNYGKIGSLKNGSVLNVIHKESNGWYKISYNGGTGYVSGDYVKASDARLSKINVPLIAQRPELPSGCEVTSLAMALKFYGVNVSKTTLAKKMPYDSTKLVRNADGSIKTWGDPDVGFVGTPFGNGHTINPGPLKKLLDQYRPGGVNLTGKDFSEIEKAVSEGNPVLAWFTISHEMPNKRTWKTPAGKTISAPTPLHCIVVTGVDADYVYFNDSEAVKKDVKMPKEKFIKIYNAMGKRALAVK encoded by the coding sequence ATGGCAATCTTAAGAGGTTCATATGGAAACAGAGCTATATTAAAAGGGACTGTTGCTGCAGCTATTTTGGCAGGAGGAGTCTTGTCGCCGTCAATTCCGAGCTTTTCAAACGAGGCAGTGGCAGAAGCGGCTTCCGCTACTTACACAGTGGATGCAACCAGTCTGAATGTCCGTTCCGGTCCGGGAACAAATTACAGCCGGATTGGGAGCCTGGCCCAAGGAAGCAGTATTCAGGCGATTGAACGACTTGCAAACGGCTGGTACAAAATTAACTACAATGGCAAAACAGGCTATGTCAGCGGCCAGTATGTCAAAACAAGTGAAAAGCTTTACCGGGTGGATGCTACGTCATTAAATGTCCGGAAAGGTCCGGGTACAAATTATGGGAAAATAGGGTCCTTGAAGAACGGATCTGTATTGAATGTTATACATAAGGAAAGCAATGGCTGGTATAAAATTTCCTACAATGGCGGAACGGGTTATGTCAGCGGTGATTATGTGAAAGCCAGTGATGCCCGCCTGTCCAAGATTAATGTGCCGCTCATTGCCCAGCGGCCGGAGCTGCCAAGCGGATGTGAAGTCACTTCCCTTGCAATGGCACTGAAATTTTATGGAGTGAACGTCAGCAAAACCACACTGGCAAAAAAGATGCCATATGACTCAACCAAGCTGGTAAGAAATGCAGACGGGTCGATTAAAACCTGGGGGGACCCTGATGTCGGGTTCGTTGGAACACCTTTTGGCAACGGCCATACGATAAACCCGGGGCCGTTGAAAAAGCTGCTTGACCAGTATCGTCCAGGCGGTGTAAATCTGACCGGAAAAGATTTCTCAGAAATAGAAAAGGCTGTTTCAGAGGGTAACCCTGTCCTGGCATGGTTTACAATCAGCCATGAAATGCCGAATAAAAGAACCTGGAAAACGCCTGCCGGCAAAACAATCAGTGCACCGACACCTCTGCACTGTATTGTCGTAACCGGTGTGGATGCCGATTATGTTTATTTTAATGACAGTGAAGCTGTTAAAAAAGATGTTAAAATGCCAAAAGAGAAGTTCATTAAGATCTACAATGCCATGGGCAAGCGTGCATTGGCGGTTAAATAG